A region from the Rhinoderma darwinii isolate aRhiDar2 chromosome 2, aRhiDar2.hap1, whole genome shotgun sequence genome encodes:
- the LOC142741461 gene encoding phosphatidylinositol polyphosphate 5-phosphatase type IV-like, with protein MPFWKKSKKYHVSQIPDKGNLMGDIPTMEEPNISLQKFSVIKDMADEKSSDLSHSKYCDITSKNTKKSAFSLLTRLRSKNIRKRNLGSSAVIGAKELDRYFPDRRLRLYVATWNMEGKDYPQNLEDLLLPSDDTKDIYVIGVQEGCPNRREWEIKLQETLGPHYVLYHSSGLGVLYLTIFVRRELIWFCSEVEHTHVTTRLFHHVKTKGALGVAFTVFGTSFLFINSHLRFGAVNKRIQDYKTITEGLRLPQIIPERINSNALDVTSRFDRVFWFGDLNFQLKEDRKNVESLLQKIEGKDMSSLLKHDHLNEAKNNGSIFLGFKEHTIDFLPTYKFDIGTDTYDTSAKQRIPSYTDRVLFKSQCEGDVRVLRYDSCPVLKTSDHRPVFGIFEVKIRPGSDDIPLAGGHFDRKIYVTGIRRKGQKK; from the exons atgcccttttggaaaaaatctaagaaatatcatgtctcccaaattcctgataaaggaaatctgatgggagacataccaactatggaggagcctaacatctcgctccagaagttttctgtcatcaaagatatggcagatgaaaaatccagcgatcttagtcacagcaaatattgtgacattacgtcaaagaacaccaagaagagcgcattcagcctgctgacccgcctgcgctccaaaaatatccggaaaag aaacttaggcagcagcgctgtgatcggcgctaaagaactggatcgctatttcccagatagacggttgagactatatgttgccacctggaatatggagggaaag gattacccgcaaaatctggaggatctgctgttaccatcagatgatacgaaagacatttatgttattggcgttcaggaaggatgtccaaacag acgggaatgggagataaaattacaggagacccttggaccacactatgtattataccactcttccgggctcggagtcctgtatctcaccatctttgttcgacgggaactaatctggttctgctcag aggtagagcacacccatgtaacaaccaggctattccaccatgtgaaaactaaaggagccttgggtgttgccttcaccgtctttggaacatctttcctttttattaattcacatctgagat ttggggcagtcaacaagaggatccaggactataaaaccatcactgagggtctccgtctgcctcaaattattccggaaagaatcaactccaatgcct tggacgtcaccagccgctttgatcgggtgttttggtttggagacctcaattttcaacttaaagaggacagaaaaaatgtggaatctcttctgcagaagatcgaaggaaaagatatgtccagtctcctcaaacacgaccatctgaatgaagccaagaacaatg ggtccatatttctagggttcaaggagcacaccattgatttccttcctacatataagtttgacattggcacagacacctatgatacatcagcaaagcagagaattccatcatatacg gacagggtgttgtttaaaagccaatgtgagggagatgtgcgagtcctgagatacgactcttgccctgttttgaagacctcagaccaccgacctgtttttggcatctttgaagtaaagatcaggcctggttcagatga catccccttggctggtggacactttgatcgtaaaatctatgtaacgggcattaggaggaaaggacaaaaaaagtag